A region from the Geobacillus vulcani PSS1 genome encodes:
- a CDS encoding 50S ribosomal protein L7ae-like protein, whose protein sequence is MSYEKVLQAGKIVIGTKQTIRALKEGKAAEVIVAEDADLPIIEKVTAAANEANVPVIKVDSMKKLGKACKIQVGAAAVAILR, encoded by the coding sequence ATGTCTTATGAAAAAGTATTACAGGCTGGGAAAATCGTGATTGGAACCAAACAAACGATAAGGGCTTTAAAGGAAGGGAAAGCGGCGGAAGTGATCGTGGCGGAGGATGCCGACTTGCCGATCATCGAGAAAGTGACCGCCGCCGCCAATGAGGCCAACGTGCCGGTCATAAAAGTCGATTCGATGAAAAAACTCGGCAAGGCCTGCAAAATCCAAGTCGGCGCGGCCGCGGTGGCGATCCTTCGTTAA
- the tuf gene encoding elongation factor Tu, whose translation MAKAKFERTKPHVNIGTIGHVDHGKTTLTAAITTVLAKQGKAEAKAYDQIDAAPEERERGITISTAHVEYETDARHYAHVDCPGHADYVKNMITGAAQMDGAILVVSAADGPMPQTREHILLSRQVGVPYIVVFLNKCDMVDDEELLELVEMEVRDLLSEYDFPGDEVPVIKGSALKALEGDPQWEEKIIELMNAVDEYIPTPQREVDKPFMMPIEDVFSITGRGTVATGRVERGTLKVGDPVEIIGLSDEPKTTTVTGVEMFRKLLDQAEAGDNIGALLRGVSRDEVERGQVLAKPGSITPHTKFKAQVYVLTKEEGGRHTPFFSNYRPQFYFRTTDVTGIITLPEGVEMVMPGDNVEMTVELIAPIAIEEGTKFSIREGGRTVGAGSVSEIIE comes from the coding sequence ATGGCTAAAGCGAAATTTGAGCGCACGAAACCGCACGTCAACATTGGCACGATCGGCCACGTTGACCACGGGAAAACGACGTTGACAGCTGCGATCACGACGGTTTTGGCGAAACAAGGCAAAGCCGAAGCAAAAGCGTACGACCAAATCGACGCTGCTCCGGAAGAGCGTGAACGCGGGATTACGATCTCGACGGCGCACGTCGAGTATGAAACAGATGCTCGCCACTATGCGCACGTTGATTGCCCGGGCCACGCTGACTACGTCAAAAACATGATCACGGGTGCAGCGCAAATGGACGGCGCGATCCTTGTTGTATCGGCTGCTGACGGTCCGATGCCGCAAACGCGCGAACACATTCTTCTCTCCCGCCAAGTCGGTGTTCCGTACATCGTTGTATTCTTGAACAAATGCGACATGGTGGACGACGAAGAATTGCTTGAACTTGTTGAAATGGAAGTTCGCGATCTTCTCTCTGAATACGACTTCCCGGGCGATGAAGTGCCGGTCATCAAAGGTTCGGCATTAAAAGCGCTCGAAGGCGACCCGCAATGGGAAGAAAAAATCATTGAACTGATGAATGCCGTTGACGAATACATCCCGACGCCGCAGCGTGAAGTGGACAAACCGTTCATGATGCCAATCGAGGACGTCTTCTCGATCACGGGCCGCGGTACGGTTGCAACAGGCCGTGTTGAACGCGGTACGTTGAAAGTTGGCGACCCGGTTGAAATCATCGGTTTGTCGGATGAACCGAAAACGACGACAGTTACGGGTGTAGAAATGTTCCGCAAGCTTCTCGACCAAGCAGAAGCAGGAGACAACATCGGTGCGCTTCTCCGCGGCGTATCGCGCGATGAAGTCGAGCGCGGCCAAGTGTTGGCGAAACCTGGTTCGATCACACCGCATACGAAATTCAAAGCGCAAGTATACGTCCTGACGAAAGAAGAAGGCGGACGCCATACTCCGTTCTTCTCGAATTACCGTCCGCAATTCTACTTCCGTACGACGGACGTAACAGGCATCATCACGCTTCCGGAAGGCGTCGAAATGGTTATGCCTGGCGACAACGTTGAAATGACGGTGGAACTGATCGCTCCGATCGCGATCGAAGAAGGCACGAAATTCTCGATCCGCGAAGGCGGTCGTACGGTTGGCGCCGGCTCTGTATCGGAAATCATTGAATAA
- the fusA gene encoding elongation factor G yields MAREFSLEKTRNIGIMAHIDAGKTTTTERILFYTGRVHKIGEVHEGAATMDWMEQEQERGITITSAATTAQWKGHRINIIDTPGHVDFTVEVERSLRVLDGAITVLDAQSGVEPQTETVWRQATTYGVPRIVFVNKMDKIGADFLYSVKTLHDRLQANAHPVQLPIGAEDQFSGIIDLVEMCAYHYHDELGKNIERIDIPEEYRDMAEEYHNKLIEAVAELDEELMMKYLEGEEISTEELKAAIRKATISVEFFPVFCGSAFKNKGVQLLLDGVVDYLPSPVDIPAIRGVVPDTEEEVTREASDDAPFAALAFKIMTDPYVGKLTFIRVYSGTLDSGSYVMNTTKGKRERIGRLLQMHANHRQEISKVYAGDIAAAVGLKDTTTGDTLCDEKHPVILESMQFPEPVISVAIEPKSKADQDKMSQALQKLQEEDPTFRAHTDPETGQTIISGMGELHLDIIVDRMRREFKVEANVGAPQVAYRETFRKSAQVEGKFIRQSGGRGQYGHVWIEFSPNERGKGFEFENAIVGGVVPKEYVPAVQAGLEEAMQNGVLAGYPVVDIKAKLFDGSYHDVDSSEMAFKIAASLALKNAATKCDPVLLEPIMKVEVVIPEEYLGDIMGDITSRRGRIEGMEARGNAQVVRAMVPLAEMFGYATSLRSNTQGRGTFSMVFDHYEEVPKNIADEIIKKNKGE; encoded by the coding sequence ATGGCAAGAGAGTTCTCCTTGGAAAAGACTCGCAACATAGGGATTATGGCGCACATTGACGCCGGGAAAACGACGACGACCGAACGGATCTTGTTCTATACTGGCCGCGTTCATAAAATCGGGGAAGTGCATGAAGGCGCGGCAACGATGGACTGGATGGAACAAGAACAAGAGCGCGGAATTACGATCACGTCGGCGGCGACGACGGCGCAATGGAAAGGCCATCGCATCAACATCATTGACACGCCGGGGCACGTCGACTTTACGGTCGAAGTTGAGCGTTCGCTGCGCGTATTGGACGGGGCCATCACGGTTTTAGATGCGCAATCAGGCGTGGAACCGCAAACGGAAACCGTTTGGCGCCAAGCGACGACATATGGCGTCCCGCGGATCGTGTTCGTCAACAAAATGGATAAAATCGGCGCCGATTTCTTGTATTCGGTGAAAACGCTCCATGACCGCCTGCAAGCGAACGCTCATCCGGTGCAACTGCCGATCGGCGCTGAGGATCAGTTCTCCGGCATTATTGACTTGGTCGAAATGTGCGCGTACCATTACCATGATGAGCTTGGCAAAAACATTGAGCGCATTGACATTCCGGAAGAATACCGCGATATGGCAGAAGAGTACCATAACAAGCTGATTGAGGCGGTCGCTGAGCTGGACGAAGAATTAATGATGAAGTATTTAGAAGGGGAAGAAATCTCGACGGAAGAGCTGAAGGCCGCAATCCGCAAGGCGACGATCAGCGTGGAATTCTTCCCGGTCTTCTGCGGCTCGGCATTCAAAAACAAAGGTGTTCAGCTGCTTCTTGACGGCGTTGTCGATTACTTGCCGTCTCCGGTAGACATCCCGGCGATTCGCGGTGTTGTTCCGGATACCGAAGAAGAAGTGACACGCGAAGCAAGCGACGACGCTCCGTTTGCCGCTTTGGCATTTAAAATCATGACTGACCCGTATGTCGGGAAATTGACGTTTATTCGCGTCTACTCTGGAACGCTTGATTCTGGTTCATATGTGATGAACACGACGAAAGGGAAGCGTGAACGGATCGGCCGCTTGTTGCAAATGCACGCGAACCACCGTCAAGAAATTTCGAAAGTCTATGCGGGTGATATTGCCGCAGCGGTAGGTTTAAAAGATACGACGACCGGTGATACTCTATGTGACGAGAAGCATCCTGTCATTTTAGAGTCGATGCAATTCCCAGAACCGGTCATTTCGGTGGCAATCGAGCCGAAGTCGAAAGCGGACCAAGACAAAATGAGCCAAGCGTTGCAAAAATTGCAAGAAGAAGACCCGACGTTCCGCGCTCACACCGACCCAGAAACGGGACAAACAATCATCTCCGGGATGGGCGAGCTGCATCTTGACATTATCGTCGACCGGATGCGCCGTGAATTCAAAGTCGAAGCGAACGTTGGGGCGCCGCAAGTTGCCTACCGCGAAACGTTCCGCAAATCGGCGCAAGTCGAAGGCAAATTCATCCGTCAATCTGGCGGCCGCGGTCAATACGGCCACGTTTGGATCGAATTCTCGCCGAACGAGCGCGGCAAAGGCTTCGAATTCGAGAACGCCATCGTCGGTGGGGTTGTTCCAAAAGAATACGTGCCGGCTGTCCAAGCTGGATTGGAAGAAGCGATGCAAAACGGCGTCTTAGCCGGCTATCCGGTTGTTGACATTAAAGCGAAACTGTTCGACGGATCGTACCACGATGTCGACTCGAGCGAAATGGCGTTCAAAATCGCTGCTTCCTTGGCATTGAAAAACGCGGCGACGAAGTGTGATCCGGTTCTTTTGGAACCGATCATGAAAGTGGAGGTCGTCATCCCTGAAGAGTACCTCGGTGATATCATGGGCGACATCACGTCTCGCCGCGGCCGCATCGAGGGGATGGAAGCGCGCGGCAACGCCCAAGTCGTCCGGGCGATGGTGCCGCTGGCCGAAATGTTCGGTTATGCGACATCGCTCCGTTCGAACACGCAAGGACGCGGAACGTTCTCGATGGTGTTTGATCACTATGAAGAAGTTCCGAAAAACATCGCCGATGAAATTATCAAAAAAAATAAAGGCGAATAA
- the rpsJ gene encoding 30S ribosomal protein S10, translating to MAKEKIRIRLKAYDHRILDQSAEKIVETAKRSGAKVSGPIPLPTERTVYTILRAVHKYKDSREQFEMRTHKRLIDIINPTPQTVDSLMRLDLPSGVDIEIKL from the coding sequence ATGGCAAAAGAAAAAATTCGCATTCGTTTAAAAGCTTACGATCATCGGATTTTAGATCAATCGGCGGAGAAAATTGTGGAAACCGCAAAACGTTCCGGGGCAAAAGTGTCGGGTCCGATCCCGCTGCCGACGGAAAGAACGGTGTATACGATTTTGCGTGCCGTTCATAAGTACAAAGACTCCCGTGAACAATTCGAAATGCGGACGCATAAGCGTTTGATCGACATCATCAACCCGACTCCGCAAACGGTTGATTCGTTAATGCGTCTCGATTTGCCGTCGGGCGTTGACATTGAAATTAAACTTTAA
- the rpoC gene encoding DNA-directed RNA polymerase subunit beta': MLDVNKFEYMKIGLASPEKIRSWSYGEVKKPETINYRTLKPEKDGLFCERIFGPTKDWECHCGKYKRVRYKGVVCDRCGVEVTRSKVRRERMGHIELAAPVSHIWYFKGIPSRMGLVLDMSPRALEEVIYFASYVVTDPGDTPLEKKQLLSEKEYRAYREKYGQSFQASMGAEAIKKLLQDIDLDKEVNALKEELKTAQGQRRARIIKRLEVLEAFRSSGNDPAWMVLDVLPVIPPELRPMVQLDGGRFATSDLNDLYRRVINRNNRLKRLLDLGAPNIIVQNEKRMLQEAVDALIDNGRRGRPVTGPGNRPLKSLSHMLKGKQGRFRQNLLGKRVDYSGRSVIVVGPNLKMYQCGLPKEMALELFKPFVMKELVERGLAHNIKSAKRKIERVHPEVWDVLEDVIKEHPVLLNRAPTLHRLGIQAFEPTLVEGRAIRLHPLVCTAYNADFDGDQMAVHVPLSAEAQAEARLLMLAAQNILNPKDGKPVVTPSQDMVLGNYYLTMEREGAIGEGMVFKDTDEALLAYHNGYVHLHSRIAIHAGSLKNETFTEEQNNKLLLTTVGKLIFNEILPNSFPYINEPTTENIEGRTPDKYFLDKGVNVREEIRKRELVPPFKKKVLGQIIAEVFKRFKITETSKMLDRMKDLGFQYSTKAGITIGVADIVVLPEKQEILDEAQAKVDTVLKQFRRGLITDEERYERVISIWSAAKDKIQDRLMKSLDKRNPIFMMSDSGARGNASNFTQLAGMRGLMANPAGRIIELPIKSSFREGLTVLEYFISTHGARKGLADTALKTADSGYLTRRLVDVAQDVIVREEDCGTDRGILARALTDGTEVVVKLEERLVGRYAHKTVRHPETGEVIVRKDEMITEDIANEIIKAGITEVWIRSVFACNTRHGVCKKCYGRNMATGMDVEVGEAVGIIAAQSIGEPGTQLTMRTFHTGGVAGDDITQGLPRVQELFEARNPKGQAVISEIDGTVISINETRDNQYEIVVQSEVETRTYVAPYNARLKVEEGQRVERGQELTEGSVDPKQLLRVRDITSVQEYLLREVQKVYRMQGVEISDKHIEVMVRQMLRKVRVIDAGDTDVLPGTLLDVHQFTDVNAKALREGKRPATARQVLLGITKASLETDSFLSAASFQETTRVLTDAAIKGKRDELLGLKENVIIGKLVPAGTGMARYRKVKPAVKKETAGDTVSSK; the protein is encoded by the coding sequence TTGCTAGATGTCAATAAGTTTGAGTACATGAAAATTGGGCTCGCTTCCCCGGAGAAAATTCGTTCTTGGTCGTATGGCGAAGTCAAAAAGCCGGAGACCATCAACTATCGGACGTTAAAGCCGGAAAAAGACGGCTTGTTTTGCGAGCGCATTTTCGGTCCAACGAAAGACTGGGAGTGCCATTGCGGCAAATATAAGCGTGTTCGCTACAAAGGCGTCGTCTGCGACCGCTGCGGCGTTGAAGTGACTCGCTCAAAAGTCCGCCGCGAACGGATGGGCCATATTGAGCTCGCCGCCCCAGTTTCGCACATTTGGTATTTCAAAGGGATCCCGAGCCGGATGGGGCTTGTCCTTGACATGTCGCCGCGGGCGCTTGAGGAAGTCATTTATTTTGCTTCCTATGTCGTCACCGACCCGGGCGATACGCCGCTTGAGAAAAAGCAGCTGTTGTCGGAAAAGGAATACCGCGCCTACCGGGAGAAGTACGGTCAATCGTTCCAAGCGTCGATGGGAGCGGAAGCGATCAAAAAGCTGCTCCAAGACATTGATTTGGATAAAGAAGTCAATGCGCTGAAAGAGGAGTTGAAAACAGCGCAAGGTCAGCGGCGCGCCCGCATCATTAAGCGGCTTGAAGTGCTTGAGGCGTTTCGCAGTTCAGGGAACGACCCGGCCTGGATGGTGCTTGATGTGCTGCCGGTCATTCCGCCAGAGTTGCGTCCGATGGTTCAGCTTGACGGCGGTCGGTTTGCAACATCGGATTTGAACGATTTGTACCGCCGCGTCATCAACCGCAACAATCGGCTGAAACGGCTCCTCGACCTTGGCGCGCCGAACATTATCGTCCAAAACGAGAAACGGATGCTGCAAGAGGCCGTTGACGCCTTGATTGACAACGGCCGCCGCGGACGTCCGGTGACGGGTCCCGGGAACCGTCCGTTAAAGTCGCTCTCTCATATGCTGAAAGGGAAGCAAGGTCGCTTCCGGCAAAACTTGCTCGGCAAGCGCGTTGACTATTCCGGCCGTTCCGTCATCGTCGTCGGCCCGAATTTGAAAATGTATCAATGCGGGCTGCCGAAAGAAATGGCGCTTGAGCTGTTTAAGCCGTTTGTCATGAAGGAGCTCGTTGAGCGGGGCTTGGCACACAACATTAAAAGTGCCAAACGGAAAATTGAGCGCGTTCATCCGGAAGTGTGGGATGTGCTTGAAGATGTCATTAAAGAACATCCGGTGCTGTTAAACCGCGCCCCGACGCTGCACCGTCTCGGCATTCAGGCGTTCGAGCCAACGCTTGTCGAAGGACGGGCGATCCGTCTTCATCCGCTTGTTTGCACGGCGTACAACGCGGACTTCGACGGCGACCAAATGGCGGTGCACGTACCGCTGTCGGCTGAGGCGCAAGCCGAAGCGCGCTTGTTGATGTTGGCGGCGCAAAACATTTTGAACCCGAAAGACGGCAAACCGGTCGTGACGCCGTCACAAGACATGGTGTTGGGCAACTACTACTTGACGATGGAGCGAGAAGGGGCCATCGGCGAAGGCATGGTGTTCAAAGACACCGATGAGGCGCTTCTTGCTTATCATAACGGTTACGTCCATCTCCATTCGCGCATCGCGATTCATGCCGGCTCGCTGAAAAACGAAACGTTTACCGAAGAGCAAAACAACAAACTGCTCTTAACGACCGTCGGAAAGCTCATTTTCAACGAAATTTTGCCGAATTCGTTCCCGTACATCAATGAGCCGACGACGGAAAACATTGAAGGACGGACGCCGGATAAGTACTTCCTTGACAAAGGGGTCAACGTGCGCGAAGAAATTCGCAAGCGCGAACTCGTGCCGCCATTTAAGAAAAAAGTGCTTGGGCAAATTATCGCCGAAGTGTTCAAACGGTTCAAAATCACTGAAACATCGAAGATGCTCGACCGCATGAAAGACCTCGGCTTCCAATATTCAACAAAGGCCGGCATCACGATCGGCGTGGCCGACATCGTCGTCCTGCCGGAAAAACAAGAAATTTTGGATGAAGCGCAAGCGAAAGTCGATACGGTTTTGAAGCAGTTCCGCCGCGGGTTGATTACCGACGAAGAACGGTACGAGCGCGTCATCTCCATCTGGAGTGCGGCGAAAGACAAAATTCAAGATCGGCTGATGAAATCGTTAGATAAGCGCAACCCGATCTTTATGATGAGCGATTCCGGAGCGCGCGGGAACGCGTCGAACTTTACGCAGCTTGCGGGGATGCGCGGTTTGATGGCCAACCCGGCTGGCCGGATCATCGAGCTGCCGATCAAGTCGTCGTTCCGTGAAGGCTTGACGGTATTGGAATACTTCATCTCGACGCACGGTGCGCGGAAAGGGTTGGCGGATACGGCGCTCAAAACGGCCGACTCGGGCTATCTCACGCGACGCCTCGTCGACGTGGCGCAAGACGTCATCGTCCGCGAGGAAGATTGCGGCACCGACCGCGGCATTTTGGCTCGGGCGTTGACGGACGGCACGGAAGTGGTCGTCAAGCTCGAAGAACGGCTTGTTGGCCGTTATGCGCATAAAACGGTGCGCCATCCGGAAACAGGGGAAGTGATCGTTCGCAAAGACGAGATGATCACCGAAGATATCGCCAATGAGATCATTAAAGCCGGCATTACGGAAGTATGGATTCGCTCCGTCTTTGCCTGCAACACGCGCCATGGCGTCTGCAAAAAATGCTACGGCCGCAACATGGCGACCGGCATGGACGTCGAAGTTGGCGAAGCCGTCGGCATCATCGCCGCTCAGTCGATCGGCGAACCGGGCACGCAGCTGACGATGCGGACGTTCCATACAGGCGGCGTCGCCGGCGACGATATCACTCAAGGGTTGCCGCGGGTGCAAGAGCTGTTTGAAGCGCGCAACCCGAAAGGGCAAGCGGTCATTTCGGAAATCGACGGCACGGTTATTTCGATTAATGAAACGCGCGACAACCAATATGAAATCGTCGTCCAAAGCGAGGTTGAAACGCGCACGTACGTAGCGCCGTACAACGCACGGCTGAAAGTCGAAGAGGGGCAGCGTGTTGAGCGGGGCCAAGAGCTGACAGAAGGCTCGGTTGACCCGAAACAGTTGTTGCGCGTGCGCGATATTACATCCGTCCAGGAGTACTTGCTCCGCGAAGTGCAAAAAGTGTATCGGATGCAAGGGGTGGAAATCAGCGATAAGCATATCGAGGTCATGGTGCGGCAAATGTTGCGCAAAGTGCGCGTCATCGATGCCGGCGACACCGATGTGCTGCCGGGCACACTGTTGGATGTCCACCAGTTCACGGATGTCAACGCCAAAGCTCTTCGCGAAGGGAAACGGCCGGCGACGGCCCGTCAGGTGCTGCTCGGCATCACGAAAGCGTCGCTTGAGACGGATTCGTTTTTATCAGCAGCTTCGTTCCAAGAAACGACGCGCGTCTTGACCGATGCAGCGATCAAAGGAAAACGCGATGAACTGCTTGGTTTAAAAGAAAACGTCATTATCGGCAAACTCGTCCCGGCTGGAACGGGTATGGCTCGCTACCGGAAAGTGAAGCCGGCCGTCAAAAAGGAAACGGCTGGCGACACGGTGTCGTCCAAATAA
- the rpsG gene encoding 30S ribosomal protein S7, translating into MPRRGPVAKRDVLPDPIYNSKLVTRLINKIMIDGKKSKAQKILYTAFDIIRERTGKDPMEVFEQALKNVMPVLEVRARRVGGANYQVPVEVRPDRRVSLGLRWLVQYARLRNEKTMEERLANEIMDAANNTGAAVKKREDTHKMAEANRAFAHYRW; encoded by the coding sequence ATGCCACGTAGAGGCCCTGTTGCTAAACGTGACGTATTGCCAGATCCGATTTACAACTCGAAGCTTGTCACCCGTTTGATCAATAAAATTATGATCGACGGTAAAAAATCGAAAGCGCAAAAAATTCTTTACACCGCGTTTGATATTATCCGTGAGCGCACGGGTAAAGATCCAATGGAAGTGTTTGAGCAAGCGTTGAAAAACGTCATGCCGGTGTTGGAAGTACGCGCCCGCCGCGTCGGTGGGGCGAACTACCAAGTTCCGGTTGAGGTTCGTCCGGACCGCCGCGTTTCTCTCGGTTTGCGTTGGCTCGTGCAATATGCACGTCTTCGCAATGAAAAAACGATGGAAGAGCGCTTGGCAAATGAAATTATGGACGCTGCCAACAACACGGGTGCAGCGGTGAAAAAACGCGAAGATACGCATAAAATGGCTGAAGCGAACCGCGCGTTTGCCCACTACCGCTGGTAA
- the rpsL gene encoding 30S ribosomal protein S12 — protein sequence MPTINQLVRKGREKKVVKSKSPALNKGYNSFKKEQTNVSSPQKRGVCTRVGTMTPKKPNSALRKYARVRLTNGIEVTAYIPGIGHNLQEHSVVLIRGGRVKDLPGVRYHIIRGALDAAGVANRMQGRSKYGAKKPKAAKK from the coding sequence ATGCCTACAATCAACCAACTGGTCCGCAAAGGACGCGAGAAAAAAGTCGTTAAATCGAAATCCCCTGCGTTAAACAAAGGGTATAACAGCTTCAAAAAAGAACAAACGAACGTGTCGTCTCCGCAAAAACGCGGCGTTTGCACGCGTGTCGGCACGATGACGCCGAAAAAACCGAACTCGGCGTTGCGGAAATATGCCCGTGTCCGCCTGACAAACGGGATTGAGGTCACGGCGTACATCCCGGGCATCGGTCATAACTTGCAAGAACACAGCGTTGTGCTCATCCGCGGTGGACGTGTCAAAGACTTGCCAGGGGTGCGCTACCATATCATTCGTGGGGCGTTGGATGCCGCAGGTGTAGCAAACCGGATGCAAGGTCGTTCGAAATACGGCGCGAAAAAACCAAAAGCAGCGAAAAAATAA